In Paenibacillus sp. 1781tsa1, one DNA window encodes the following:
- a CDS encoding extracellular solute-binding protein, translating to MQKVGKRNTRNLAWIISVVMVMSVVLSACGNKEEGQVSGSSGNADDPLEVSIMTITPSAVPAADDNVIKRAIEEATNSKMNIQWVSNNIYGDKLNLTLASGDIPDLIMINDPFGSTFTKMVKQGAFWDITPYIKDYPNLSGGIPDIAWDTTKAADGNNYGIPRPRPVTGDSFFIIRKDWLDRLNLQVPETTDELFKVMEAFVEQDPDGNGTKDTTALAAYISPDDLGWGGNLGPVLGAIESSFIGTNSSWKWDGSQEKLVYRELLPEVKESLQYLTKAYSKGMMPEDLLSLKLTQARELFKRNQAGIIVDKTGTMRKIYADDLKKVDPSFKYTDFYPLTNLNGYNPKGSGYNGILAIPASVPEEKMKRILQLVDTWMNPEVFEIQQFGIEGTHYEVVDGKKVASSEKLTADNASDFNHIVNVIDLPWNTTGETDEETQANELFKKVEAERDKTSVADLAAGLQSETGQKVLPELNKKIQDLKAKIILGREPIEAWDAFVETLRNDPNVQAMSDEMTEAYKKRNGQ from the coding sequence GAAACGCAACACCCGTAATCTGGCCTGGATCATATCGGTTGTCATGGTCATGTCCGTGGTGCTTAGTGCATGCGGAAATAAAGAAGAAGGACAGGTAAGTGGCAGCAGCGGCAATGCCGACGATCCGTTGGAAGTCAGCATTATGACCATCACGCCGAGTGCCGTCCCCGCTGCTGATGATAATGTAATCAAACGCGCCATTGAAGAAGCAACTAACTCCAAAATGAACATTCAGTGGGTCTCCAACAATATCTATGGTGACAAGCTCAATCTGACCTTGGCTTCCGGGGATATACCTGATCTGATCATGATTAATGATCCGTTTGGAAGTACCTTCACCAAGATGGTCAAACAAGGTGCTTTCTGGGATATCACCCCGTATATTAAAGACTATCCCAACCTCAGCGGAGGCATTCCCGATATTGCATGGGATACAACCAAGGCAGCAGACGGCAACAATTATGGTATCCCGCGGCCTCGTCCAGTCACTGGAGATTCTTTTTTCATCATCCGCAAGGATTGGCTCGACCGATTGAATTTGCAGGTGCCAGAGACCACGGATGAGTTGTTCAAGGTGATGGAGGCTTTTGTAGAACAGGACCCTGATGGTAATGGAACCAAAGATACCACAGCGCTTGCCGCTTATATCAGTCCTGATGATCTCGGCTGGGGAGGGAATCTGGGCCCAGTACTCGGTGCCATTGAGAGTTCATTTATCGGAACCAATAGCAGTTGGAAATGGGATGGGTCGCAGGAGAAGCTGGTCTACAGGGAATTGTTGCCCGAGGTGAAAGAATCCCTTCAATATTTAACCAAAGCCTATAGCAAAGGCATGATGCCGGAAGATCTGCTTTCGCTCAAGCTGACGCAGGCCAGGGAACTGTTCAAGCGCAATCAGGCGGGCATTATCGTGGACAAGACAGGTACGATGCGCAAAATCTATGCCGATGACCTGAAGAAGGTCGATCCTTCTTTTAAATATACGGATTTCTATCCTTTGACCAATCTGAATGGATATAATCCGAAAGGTTCGGGATACAACGGTATTCTGGCGATCCCTGCCAGTGTGCCGGAAGAGAAGATGAAACGAATTCTCCAACTCGTCGATACCTGGATGAATCCGGAAGTATTTGAAATCCAGCAGTTCGGGATTGAAGGTACGCATTATGAAGTGGTCGATGGCAAAAAGGTAGCAAGTAGTGAAAAGTTGACGGCGGATAACGCGTCGGATTTCAATCATATCGTTAACGTCATCGACCTGCCTTGGAATACCACTGGCGAAACGGACGAAGAGACACAGGCCAATGAACTGTTCAAAAAAGTGGAGGCAGAGCGAGACAAAACGAGCGTGGCAGATCTGGCTGCTGGCCTTCAATCCGAGACCGGGCAAAAAGTGCTGCCTGAACTCAACAAGAAGATCCAGGATCTGAAAGCAAAGATTATTTTGGGCCGGGAGCCGATTGAAGCTTGGGATGCCTTTGTGGAAACCCTGCGGAATGATCCGAATGTCCAGGCGATGAGTGATGAGATGACCGAAGCCTACAAGAAAAGAAATGGACAGTGA
- a CDS encoding sugar ABC transporter permease translates to MSTVKGKQTSTKKKGLNLLSALRRDRSLYVLALPGILFFLIFKYIPMWGIIIAFQDYSPFRGIQGSEWVGLQHFTALFDNPDFALLFRNTLAISLLNLILFFPFPILISLGLNELRSVAYKRLIQTIIYMPHFLSWVIIAGLTLLLFAKGTGLINELFALWGWPRVDILTNPDSFWIMVTLQAMWKEAGWGTIVFLAAMASVDTQLYEAARMDGAGRLRQIWHITLPAIRSVIIVLLILRLGDIMEVGFEQIFLMYNGAVSEVAEVFDTYVYRTGIEQGDFSYSTAVGLFKSVIGLVLVVVANRVVKRLGQEGVY, encoded by the coding sequence ATGAGTACGGTTAAGGGGAAGCAAACTTCAACCAAAAAGAAAGGGTTAAACTTGCTGTCTGCACTTCGGCGTGACCGGTCGTTATATGTGCTTGCACTGCCAGGCATATTGTTCTTTCTCATTTTCAAATACATCCCGATGTGGGGCATTATCATTGCGTTTCAGGATTACTCGCCCTTTCGGGGGATTCAGGGCAGTGAGTGGGTTGGTTTGCAGCACTTTACAGCACTATTTGATAATCCGGACTTTGCCTTGTTGTTCCGAAATACGCTGGCGATCAGCCTGCTCAATCTGATATTGTTCTTTCCTTTTCCGATCCTGATCTCCCTGGGACTCAATGAACTGCGAAGTGTGGCGTATAAGAGACTGATTCAAACAATTATCTACATGCCGCATTTCCTCTCCTGGGTAATCATTGCAGGGTTAACGCTGCTGCTGTTCGCCAAAGGAACGGGACTGATTAATGAGTTATTCGCTTTATGGGGATGGCCCCGAGTGGATATATTAACGAATCCGGACAGCTTCTGGATCATGGTCACCTTGCAAGCGATGTGGAAGGAAGCAGGTTGGGGCACGATTGTGTTTCTGGCGGCCATGGCGAGTGTGGATACTCAGCTGTATGAGGCGGCACGCATGGATGGAGCAGGACGATTGCGCCAGATCTGGCACATTACGCTGCCTGCCATCCGCAGTGTCATCATCGTACTCTTGATTTTAAGGCTGGGAGACATCATGGAGGTGGGGTTTGAGCAAATTTTCCTCATGTACAACGGCGCTGTATCTGAAGTGGCCGAAGTATTCGACACCTATGTATACCGCACAGGGATTGAGCAGGGCGATTTCAGCTACAGTACAGCGGTTGGACTGTTCAAATCCGTAATTGGTCTGGTGCTGGTCGTTGTCGCAAATCGTGTAGTAAAGCGCTTGGGTCAGGAAGGCGTCTATTAG
- a CDS encoding carbohydrate ABC transporter permease, translating to MKWSERIGQSLNVVTLGLLAVVMFFPLYYVFVVSFTDPGEYLQKKIVLFPERWSVEAYTYLLSTPAFARSLGNSAFLATVGTACSLAVSSSLAYALSQKQFHFRKILMFLIVLTILFSPGIIPNYLLVRELGLINNIWALILPALANGWTVLLMKNFFDSLPAEISEAASIDGCSAIRTWYTIVLPLSMPALAAFGLFFAVGYWNQFFAALLYLNDSAKWPIQVLLQNMLLNASNIDLVAPGQQVETPPTEMLKMAAIIVAILPVLVVYPFIQKHFAKGALIGSVKG from the coding sequence ATGAAATGGAGTGAGCGGATTGGACAGTCCCTGAATGTGGTTACGCTTGGACTATTGGCTGTGGTTATGTTTTTCCCGCTATATTATGTTTTTGTCGTTTCATTCACTGACCCCGGAGAGTATTTGCAAAAGAAAATCGTACTCTTCCCGGAACGCTGGTCTGTTGAAGCCTATACGTATTTGTTATCCACGCCTGCCTTTGCACGCTCGCTGGGGAACAGTGCATTTCTGGCAACCGTCGGCACGGCGTGCAGCCTGGCTGTATCATCCTCTCTGGCTTATGCGCTGTCCCAGAAGCAATTCCACTTCAGAAAAATACTGATGTTCCTGATTGTACTAACCATCTTGTTTAGCCCGGGCATCATTCCAAATTACCTGCTGGTACGGGAACTGGGGCTGATCAATAATATCTGGGCACTGATCCTGCCAGCGCTCGCCAATGGCTGGACGGTGTTGCTGATGAAAAATTTCTTCGACAGCCTGCCCGCAGAGATCAGCGAAGCGGCATCCATTGATGGCTGTAGCGCCATCCGAACCTGGTACACGATTGTGTTGCCCTTGTCGATGCCTGCGCTTGCTGCCTTTGGATTGTTTTTCGCTGTAGGGTACTGGAATCAATTCTTCGCGGCACTGTTATATCTGAACGATTCTGCCAAATGGCCCATCCAAGTATTACTGCAAAACATGTTGCTGAACGCATCCAACATCGATCTGGTTGCGCCTGGACAGCAGGTGGAGACACCGCCGACAGAAATGTTGAAGATGGCCGCGATTATTGTAGCCATATTGCCAGTACTGGTGGTGTATCCGTTTATACAAAAGCATTTTGCCAAAGGAGCACTGATCGGCTCGGTCAAAGGATGA